The following are encoded together in the Phaseolus vulgaris cultivar G19833 chromosome 9, P. vulgaris v2.0, whole genome shotgun sequence genome:
- the LOC137821772 gene encoding pathogenesis-related protein 10-like: MGSAGQHSRQPPLYKEFPFPHQRPQSRNHHLRAETTTKSRRMGVFRQDYDTPVAVPPSRLFKAMTLDFHNLFPKLVDTIHSIEFTQGNGAPGTIKKITTIEGEESKYVLHRVDAIDESSFVYNFSIIDGTALPQTLEKISFQTQLLESSNGGTIRKVNANFFTKGEALLTDEDLKANQAKIQGLVKLVEAYLLANPHY; encoded by the exons ATGGGCAGTGCAGGCCAGCATAGCCGGCAGCCACCGCTATATAAAGAGTTCCCTTTCCCACATCAGAGACCACAGAGCAGAAACCACCACTTAAGAGCTGAAACCACCACTAAGAGCAGAAGAATGGGAGTATTTAGACAGGATTATGATACCCCTGTTGCAGTGCCTCCTTCTAGGCTTTTCAAAGCCATGACATTAGATTTCCATAACCTCTTCCCAAAGCTTGTGGATACCATCCACAGTATTGAATTCACCCAAGGAAATGGTGCTCCTGGCACCATCAAGAAGATCACCACCATTGAAG GTGAAGAAAGCAAGTATGTGCTGCACAGAGTGGATGCAATTGATGAGAGTAGCTTTGTATACAACTTCAGCATAATTGATGGCACTGCTTTGCCTCAGACATTGGAGAAGATCTCATTCCAGACCCAACTGCTTGAAAGCTCCAATGGAGGAACAATTAGGAAGGTCAATGCCAATTTCTTCACAAAAGGTGAAGCTCTTCTCACTGATGAGGACCTCAAGGCTAACCAAGCCAAGATCCAAGGACTTGTCAAGCTTGTTGAAGCATATCTCTTGGCAAATCCTCATTACTGA
- the LOC137822551 gene encoding cytochrome c oxidase subunit 2, mitochondrial — MGLLSHVRSTVVGKCCKGNFGISRFLQSNDYQRKLILSSGRESYYEHSSKRSYSSPTETESMIASTRTKMPNMGGEGFAFSSYLSTVNRNSRMIHFSSCLKTPVKSEQVNPNSEIQKITTGMDKMPSLLRWVGGGIPAVAFCDAPEPWQLGFQDAATPIMQGIMDLHHDIFFFLVQIAVFVLWVMARALWCFRHKVSPIPQRIVHGTTIEILWTIFPSIILMFIAIPSFTLLYSMDDVVVDPAITIKAIGHQWYWSYEYSDYNNTDEQSLAFDSYMIPEDDLELGQLRLLEVDNRVVVPAKTHLRVLITSADVLHSWAVPSLGVKCDAVPGRLNQISTFIQREGVYYGQCSEICGTNHAFMPIVVEAVSTENYGSWVSNQIQ; from the exons ATGGGCCTGCTATCTCATGTTAGGTCCACAGTTGTGGGAAAATGTTGCAAAGGAAACTTTGGCATATCTAGATTCTTGCAGTCGAATGATTATCAACGGAAGTTGATTTTATCCAGTGGTAGAGAATCATACTATGAACATTCTAGCAAGAGATCATATTCTTCCCCAACTGAAACTGAGAGTATGATTGCAAGTACTAGAACTAAGATGCCAAATATGGGGGGTGAAGGATTCGCCTTTTCATCTTATTTATCAACTGTCAACAGAAATTCAAGAATGATTCATTTCAGTAGTTGCCTCAAAACCCCTGTGAAATCTGAACAGGTTAATCCAAATTCTGAAATCCAGAAAATCACTACTGGGATGGACAAGatgccaagtcttctaag ATGGGTGGGTGGAGGCATCCCTGCGGTAGCTTTCTGTGATGCACCAGAACCATGGCAACTAGGATTTCAAGATGCAGCAACACCTATAATGCAAGGAATAATGGACTTACATCACGacatctttttcttccttgttcAGATTGCGGTTTTTGTATTATGGGTTATGGCTCGTGCTTTATGGTGTTTCAGGCATAAAGTTAGTCCAATCCCACAAAGGATTGTTCATGGAACCACAATTGAGATTCTTTGGACCATATTTCCTAGTATCATCCTCATGTTCATCGCTATACCatcattcactttgttatactCAATGGACGATGTTGTAGTTGATCCAGCCATTACTATCAAAGCTATTGGACATCAATGGTATTGGAGTTATGAGTATTCAGACTATAACAATACGGATGAGCAATCACTTGCTTTTGACAGTTATATGATTCCAGAAGATGATCTAGAATTGGGTCAATTGCGTTTATTAGAAGTTGACAACAGAGTGGTAGTACCAGCAAAGACTCATCTGCGTGTTCTTATAACATCAGCTGATGTACTTCATAGCTGGGCAGTGCCTTCCTTGGGCGTTAAATGCGATGCAGTACCCGGTCGTTTGAATCAGATCTCTACTTTTATACAACGAGAAGGTGTTTATTATGGGCAGTGCAGTGAAATTTGTGGAACTAATCATGCATTTATGCCTATAGTTGTAGAAGCAGTTTCTACCGAAAACTATGGTTCCTGGGTTTCCAATCAAATCCAATAG
- the LOC137820770 gene encoding uncharacterized protein: MRREDTCERVENALRECHRRIPAGPSRDSACRHLSQALAMCLVSSVCPEQSEAVRTLCSTAGTALKRRQCQQAQFSLSLCLSSHQQ; the protein is encoded by the coding sequence atgagaagaGAAGACACGTGCGAGCGTGTGGAGAACGCGCTACGAGAGTGCCACCGTCGAATTCCGGCAGGTCCGAGTCGCGACTCAGCGTGTCGCCACCTTAGCCAGGCGCTGGCCATGTGTCTTGTTTCGTCGGTGTGTCCCGAACAATCGGAGGCGGTGCGCACCCTTTGCTCCACCGCCGGCACCGCTCTGAAGCGCCGGCAATGCCAACAGGCTCAGTTTTCTCTCTCCCTCTGCCTCTCTTCTCACCAAcaatag
- the LOC137820906 gene encoding protein DEHYDRATION-INDUCED 19 homolog 7-like, translating to MDSSDSWVSTRISNSSRRYHSRSDLYMEESEGNDDFRAEYLCPFCAEDYDVVSLCCHIDDHHPIQAKNGVCPVCGKKVGVDLVGHITTQHGSFLRVQRKRRVRKGGSGSTITMLRRELREGALQSLLGGSTFIGSSNSEPDPLLSSFMFSPLVADESSSATPPASIQGALVKEISKDYFLERKPKQLQLSEEDKVENARRFEFVQGLLLSTILEDKL from the exons ATGGACTCCTCAGATTCCTGGGTTTCCACGCGCATCTCCAACTCTTCACGCCGCTATCATTCTCGATCTG ATCTGTACATGGAGGAGAGTGAAGGGAACGATGATTTCAGAGCGGAGTACCTCTGCCCTTTCTGCGCCGAGGATTACGACGTCGTTTCCCTCTGTTGCCACATTGACGATCACCATCCTATACAAGCCAAAAACGGG GTGTGTCCTGTTTGTGGGAAGAAGGTGGGAGTGGATCTCGTTGGACATATTACCACGCAACATGGGAGCTTCTTGAGG GTGCAGCGTAAAAGGAGGGTCAGGAAAGGAGGCTCTGGTTCAACAATTACTATGTTAAGGAGAGAGTTACGAGAGGGAGCCTTGCAGTCACTTCTTGGAGGTTCTACATTCATAGGTTCCTCCaattctgagcctgatcctctGTTATCATCTTTTATGTTCAGCCCACTTGTTGCTGATGAGTCTTCGAGTGCAACACCTCCTGCTTCCATCCAAGGTGCCCTTGTAAAAGAAATCTCAAAAGATTATTTCTTGGAAAG AAAACCTAAACAGTTACAGCTGTCAGAAGAGGATAAAGTAGAGAACGCTCGGAGGTTTGAATTTGTGCAAGGGCTTCTCTTGTCTACCATTCTTGAAGATAAATTATGA